From the Leptolyngbya sp. O-77 genome, one window contains:
- a CDS encoding ABC transporter ATP-binding protein: MASSQGLRDILNYYKRYRGLTIFSITATSLFEVVDLAVPYAIGQLLNALSGQPLDGPLQQFVGRVGAVGGWEPGRSLSLVVLLGIIFLVTVVRAPIQAWVGVWFHWDIALKSRRDHTIRAIAKILSLPLEFYDENNPGRISGRVARGLANHTWTYPEVAGQLIPKIVRVLGIFGVILLIEWRIAILFLISFLLILSFLLHNLRRLIKKEEQLDEYMENTESRTSEIITNIKTVKAFATEAKELERQRQRIEREFKVVDYRIHKGYVTLFAWQKLVVESSVFVVLALTLWATVQGNISLGHFVTTLTVSSMAYAELEPICTVAEVFARRYASMTRFHEFMQTPDGQDSQNLLDPPEAVRHYEFTGKVHFENLSFGYDRDRPVLENINLLIEPRQTVALVGRSGSGKSTLVKLLFRYFEPHSGRVLIDGQDVRSLDITGYRKRLAIVHQEVDVFNGTLMDNLTYGNPCVTQEAIAEACDIARVDEFVKTLPQGYFTVVGERGVRLSGGQRQRLGIARALLMNPDVLVFDEATSSLDYESERSIQLAMQNILGTRTTIIIAHRLSTVREADQIVVLDQGQIVEVGSHTELLAHGGIYHRLHALQETGELMA, translated from the coding sequence ATGGCGAGTTCACAGGGTCTTCGCGACATTCTGAATTACTACAAACGATATCGGGGCCTCACGATATTCAGCATCACCGCCACCAGCCTGTTTGAAGTGGTGGATCTGGCCGTGCCCTACGCCATCGGGCAACTGCTGAATGCGCTGTCTGGGCAGCCGCTCGACGGGCCGTTGCAGCAGTTTGTGGGGCGGGTGGGTGCAGTTGGCGGCTGGGAGCCGGGGCGATCGCTCTCGCTGGTCGTGCTGCTGGGCATTATCTTTTTGGTGACGGTGGTTCGTGCGCCGATTCAGGCCTGGGTGGGGGTCTGGTTTCATTGGGACATTGCGCTGAAATCACGTCGAGATCACACGATTCGGGCGATCGCCAAAATTCTCTCTTTACCGTTGGAGTTTTATGACGAAAACAATCCGGGACGCATCTCTGGGCGAGTCGCGCGGGGCTTAGCCAACCATACCTGGACCTATCCCGAAGTTGCGGGTCAGCTTATTCCCAAGATCGTTCGCGTCCTTGGGATTTTTGGTGTCATCTTGCTGATTGAATGGCGGATCGCGATTCTGTTCCTGATCTCGTTCCTGCTGATTCTCTCATTCCTGCTGCACAACCTGCGGCGGCTGATCAAAAAAGAGGAGCAGCTTGATGAATACATGGAGAATACCGAAAGCCGCACCTCTGAAATCATCACCAACATCAAAACCGTGAAAGCCTTTGCCACCGAGGCGAAGGAGCTAGAGCGGCAGCGACAGCGAATCGAGCGTGAATTCAAGGTTGTGGATTATCGGATTCACAAGGGCTATGTCACCCTGTTTGCGTGGCAAAAGCTGGTGGTGGAGTCGTCGGTGTTTGTGGTGCTGGCGCTGACGCTGTGGGCGACGGTGCAGGGCAATATCTCGCTGGGGCATTTCGTCACCACGCTCACGGTGTCGAGCATGGCTTATGCAGAACTGGAGCCGATCTGCACGGTGGCCGAGGTGTTTGCCCGCCGCTATGCCTCGATGACCCGCTTTCACGAGTTCATGCAAACGCCCGACGGGCAAGATTCTCAAAACTTGCTCGACCCGCCAGAAGCGGTGCGCCATTACGAGTTTACGGGTAAGGTGCATTTTGAAAACCTGAGCTTTGGCTATGACCGCGATCGCCCGGTGCTGGAAAACATCAATCTGCTGATCGAGCCGCGCCAGACGGTGGCGCTGGTGGGTCGCTCTGGCTCTGGCAAATCAACGCTGGTGAAGCTGCTGTTTCGCTATTTCGAGCCGCACAGCGGGCGCGTGTTGATCGACGGACAGGACGTGCGATCGCTCGACATCACGGGCTATCGCAAACGGCTGGCGATCGTTCACCAGGAAGTGGACGTGTTCAACGGCACGCTGATGGACAACCTCACCTACGGCAACCCCTGCGTTACGCAAGAGGCGATCGCCGAAGCGTGCGACATTGCCCGCGTCGATGAGTTTGTGAAAACCCTGCCGCAGGGTTATTTCACGGTCGTCGGCGAGCGGGGCGTGCGGCTCTCCGGCGGTCAGCGACAGCGCCTCGGCATTGCCCGCGCCCTGCTGATGAACCCAGACGTGCTGGTGTTTGACGAAGCCACCTCCAGCCTGGACTACGAATCCGAGCGATCGATCCAGTTGGCGATGCAAAACATTCTGGGCACGCGCACGACGATCATCATCGCCCACCGCCTGAGTACGGTGCGGGAAGCGGATCAGATCGTGGTGCTAGATCAGGGTCAAATTGTGGAAGTGGGCAGCCATACGGAACTCCTCGCCCACGGCGGCATCTATCACCGCCTCCACGCCTTGCAGGAAACGGGTGAGCTAATGGCGTAA